ACTGAAGGCGGCGTAATCACCTACACCGTGACCCTGACCAACAAAGATGGCCTGCCGATCGACAAGCACGGCGCGTTGACCTTCACCCTGAATGATGGCACCACCATCACTGTTCCGGCGAACAGCACCTCCGGCAGCACTACCGTCACTGCGCCGGACAACGTCTACACCGGTACCAACGATCCGGTTGTGAAGTCCATCGCTACTGTTGATGGGGTTGATGCTGACAAGTTCGAACA
The DNA window shown above is from Pseudomonas oryzicola and carries:
- a CDS encoding immunoglobulin-like domain-containing protein — protein: MTLTNKDGLPIDKHGALTFTLNDGTTITVPANSTSGSTTVTAPDNVYTGTNDPVVKSIATVDGVDADKFE